A genome region from Cryomorphaceae bacterium 1068 includes the following:
- a CDS encoding AraC family transcriptional regulator, with translation MLLIFFFFGLVFSLLTLRIGVLRENKASKWLSLLLFLCTMYITPYMLGYANWYSGGVTREILFFVPFMQVFLIGPVVFFYMKSLLDSGFRLSQREFLHFLPAVLYGVYSLVVFVTDKLILDEFYFYADGRDKDLANWYQASGLFSMAIYLILSLKYYTDYKKRIFNEVSYADTILFQWIRNFTIAFLGILILRVLFFIINPDWGEFGSQFWYYLSFSFIFSYVAIAGYTNVVKYTTLSEIGQSGFNKYQKVEQKEVEQDDKSQPDSSLLKETKPNQLDEARIVEWKTKLQHLMGENRLYENPRLTLTDVAQELGTTSKLISTVVNQGFRMNFNDYVNQFRVEAVQQRLKAGEHISKTLLGVALECGFNSKATFNRAFKKNTSISPKDFLESLTNE, from the coding sequence TTGCTGCTTATCTTTTTCTTTTTCGGCTTGGTGTTCTCTCTGCTCACTTTGAGAATAGGAGTACTTCGAGAGAACAAAGCAAGCAAGTGGCTAAGCCTTTTACTCTTCCTTTGCACGATGTATATCACGCCCTATATGCTGGGGTATGCGAATTGGTATTCAGGAGGCGTTACCCGCGAGATTCTATTCTTTGTCCCTTTCATGCAAGTGTTCCTGATAGGTCCTGTGGTATTCTTTTACATGAAAAGCTTACTGGACAGTGGTTTTCGTCTTTCACAACGGGAATTTTTGCACTTTTTGCCTGCCGTTCTCTATGGGGTCTACAGTTTAGTCGTTTTCGTTACCGACAAATTAATCCTCGATGAATTCTACTTCTATGCGGATGGACGGGATAAAGATCTGGCGAATTGGTATCAGGCATCGGGCTTATTCTCGATGGCGATCTACTTAATTCTCAGCTTAAAATACTACACAGATTACAAGAAACGGATATTCAATGAGGTAAGTTATGCCGACACCATCTTGTTTCAGTGGATCCGAAATTTTACGATCGCGTTTTTAGGTATTCTCATTTTGAGAGTGCTGTTTTTTATTATCAACCCCGATTGGGGAGAATTTGGCAGTCAATTTTGGTACTACCTCTCCTTCTCATTCATCTTTTCATATGTTGCGATTGCGGGGTACACCAATGTAGTGAAGTACACAACACTTTCCGAGATTGGTCAGTCAGGATTTAATAAATATCAAAAGGTTGAACAGAAAGAAGTCGAGCAGGATGATAAATCTCAACCTGACTCCTCCTTGCTAAAAGAGACCAAGCCGAATCAGCTAGACGAAGCCCGAATTGTTGAATGGAAAACAAAACTTCAACATTTGATGGGTGAAAATCGGCTCTATGAAAACCCGAGACTAACCCTCACCGATGTCGCTCAAGAATTAGGTACGACTTCAAAACTAATTTCCACTGTAGTGAATCAAGGCTTCCGAATGAACTTCAATGACTACGTAAATCAATTTAGAGTAGAAGCGGTGCAGCAACGACTCAAGGCAGGTGAACATATTTCAAAAACATTGCTCGGTGTGGCATTGGAATGTGGCTTCAACAGTAAGGCGACTTTCAATAGAGCGTTTAAAAAGAATACCTCCATTTCGCCTAAAGATTTCCTTGAATCTTTAACAAATGAGTAG